A stretch of the Porifericola rhodea genome encodes the following:
- the nagB gene encoding glucosamine-6-phosphate deaminase, whose translation MDQATALEKQFEKIPTSIFDDSETASKEIAKTIRDLIVEKQNQGKNAVLGLATGSSPTRVYEELVRMHQEEGLSFKNVITFNLDEYYPIEPDKLQSYVRFMKEYLFDHVDIDPANYNIPDGTVPIEKISEYCVAYENKIKEAGGIDIQLLGIGGTGHIGFNEPGSREMSRTRLITLDKITRTAAASDFFGEEFVPRRAITMGVQTIMEARQIILMAWGEGKASVIKKAVEGPITDQIPATFLQEHTNAQIIIDEAAGAELTRVKTPWLVGPCHWDQKLTRKAVVWLCNTVEKPVLKLTPEDYNENGMSDLIADHGPAYDINIRIFNELQHTITGWPGGKPNADDSQRPERALPFPKRVLIFSPHPDDDVISMGGTLLRLVDQGHDVHVAYQTSGNIAVFDDDALRFADFVKDFKETFDIQDDKINTLFDEVFKATESKLPGEVDPRPVQLIKGMIRRGEAKAACRYCGIPEENYYFMDMPFYETGKVRKNPLGEEDIQITVDLLRKVKPHQIYAAGDLSDPHGTHRVCLSAIMQAVERLKDEDWMKDCYVWLYRGAWQEWDIDQIEMAVPISPVELMRKRRAVFKHQSQKDRPLFPGSDPREFWQRAEDRNQGTAEAYDKLGLAEYEAMEAFVRYHF comes from the coding sequence ATGGACCAAGCTACTGCATTAGAAAAGCAATTTGAGAAAATTCCTACAAGCATTTTTGACGATTCAGAGACTGCTTCCAAGGAAATTGCCAAAACCATCCGCGACCTGATTGTAGAAAAACAAAATCAAGGTAAAAACGCGGTTTTAGGTTTAGCTACCGGCTCTTCACCAACCCGAGTGTACGAAGAACTGGTAAGAATGCATCAGGAAGAAGGCCTGAGCTTTAAAAATGTCATTACTTTTAACCTGGATGAATACTATCCTATAGAGCCCGACAAGCTACAGAGCTATGTTCGCTTTATGAAAGAGTACCTCTTTGATCATGTGGATATTGACCCCGCAAACTACAATATCCCTGACGGTACTGTGCCTATTGAGAAGATCAGCGAATACTGCGTGGCTTACGAAAACAAAATTAAAGAAGCCGGCGGAATTGACATCCAACTCTTAGGAATCGGAGGTACAGGCCATATTGGTTTCAACGAGCCCGGGTCTAGAGAAATGTCTCGTACCCGCCTTATTACCCTGGATAAAATTACCCGTACAGCTGCTGCCAGTGACTTCTTTGGCGAAGAGTTTGTACCTCGCCGTGCTATCACTATGGGAGTACAAACCATTATGGAAGCACGCCAGATCATTCTGATGGCCTGGGGTGAAGGTAAAGCTTCTGTAATCAAAAAAGCTGTTGAAGGCCCTATTACTGATCAGATTCCTGCTACTTTTCTACAGGAACATACTAATGCTCAGATCATAATTGACGAAGCGGCTGGCGCTGAGCTTACCCGCGTTAAAACACCTTGGCTAGTAGGCCCTTGCCACTGGGATCAGAAACTGACTCGTAAGGCAGTTGTATGGCTTTGCAACACCGTTGAAAAGCCTGTACTTAAGCTTACTCCTGAAGATTACAATGAGAATGGTATGAGTGATCTCATTGCTGATCATGGTCCTGCTTACGACATCAATATTCGTATTTTCAACGAGCTACAGCATACTATTACCGGATGGCCCGGTGGTAAACCCAATGCCGACGATAGCCAGCGCCCAGAGAGAGCACTTCCCTTCCCTAAGCGTGTGCTTATATTCAGCCCGCACCCTGATGATGATGTAATCTCTATGGGGGGTACACTACTTCGTCTCGTAGACCAGGGGCACGATGTACACGTGGCTTACCAGACCTCTGGTAACATCGCTGTTTTTGATGATGACGCACTTCGTTTTGCAGACTTCGTAAAAGACTTCAAGGAAACTTTTGATATTCAGGACGACAAAATCAATACCTTGTTTGATGAGGTGTTTAAAGCTACAGAGAGTAAACTTCCTGGTGAAGTAGATCCTCGTCCGGTACAGCTTATCAAAGGGATGATTCGTCGTGGTGAGGCTAAAGCTGCCTGCCGCTATTGTGGTATTCCTGAAGAGAACTACTACTTCATGGATATGCCATTCTACGAAACTGGTAAGGTTCGTAAAAACCCTCTGGGTGAAGAAGATATTCAGATAACAGTAGACCTGCTCAGAAAAGTAAAGCCTCATCAGATTTATGCTGCAGGTGACCTTTCTGATCCTCATGGAACACACAGAGTTTGCTTAAGCGCTATTATGCAGGCAGTAGAGCGTCTAAAAGACGAAGATTGGATGAAAGACTGCTATGTATGGTTATACCGTGGTGCATGGCAGGAGTGGGATATTGACCAGATAGAAATGGCCGTTCCTATCAGCCCGGTAGAATTAATGAGAAAGCGTCGTGCTGTATTTAAGCACCAGTCTCAAAAAGATCGTCCTCTTTTCCCCGGCTCAGACCCCAGAGAGTTCTGGCAGCGTGCTGAAGACCGTAATCAGGGTACTGCCGAAGCTTATGACAAATTAGGCCTGGCAGAGTACGAAGCTATGGAAGCTTTTGTGAGATACCACTTCTAA
- a CDS encoding 3-keto-disaccharide hydrolase, protein MKKTTYFAFALAAAMYACQPSGSENTTQSETETEAVATTTQEAKFEPIFNGESLDGWKIHGTEKWYVEDGQIICESGPDAAYGYLATDKSYKDFILELEFKQEADGNSGVFFRSSLDGTKITGWQVEVAPPNHDTGGIYESYGRGWLEQIPEEKEDILKMGEWNKMRIEVVGDKVSTYLNGEEMVVLEDEKIGQAEGSIALQIHDGGGIKVRWRDLQVKEL, encoded by the coding sequence CACCTATTTTGCTTTTGCACTTGCCGCTGCCATGTATGCCTGCCAGCCTTCAGGATCAGAAAACACAACTCAATCTGAAACTGAGACCGAAGCAGTAGCTACTACTACCCAGGAAGCTAAGTTTGAGCCCATCTTCAATGGCGAGTCGCTTGACGGATGGAAGATCCACGGTACTGAAAAATGGTATGTGGAAGATGGACAAATCATTTGCGAAAGTGGTCCTGATGCTGCTTACGGGTATTTGGCTACCGACAAATCATACAAAGATTTTATTCTTGAACTGGAGTTTAAACAAGAGGCTGATGGAAATAGCGGAGTTTTCTTCCGCTCGTCTTTAGACGGCACCAAAATTACCGGTTGGCAGGTAGAAGTAGCCCCTCCTAACCATGACACCGGGGGTATTTATGAGTCTTACGGTAGAGGCTGGCTAGAGCAGATTCCCGAAGAAAAAGAAGACATACTAAAAATGGGCGAATGGAATAAAATGCGTATTGAGGTAGTCGGAGACAAAGTAAGCACATACCTGAACGGAGAAGAAATGGTAGTGTTGGAAGATGAAAAAATAGGTCAGGCTGAAGGTTCTATAGCCCTACAGATACACGATGGGGGTGGAATTAAAGTACGCTGGAGAGACTTACAGGTAAAAGAACTATAA
- the gloA2 gene encoding SMU1112c/YaeR family gloxylase I-like metalloprotein → MSYLKKIHHIAIICSNYEQSKHFYTEVLGLEVIREVYREARQSYKLDLALHGEYIVELFSFPEPPPRTSRPEALGLRHLAFEVDQLEAVVKDLEVKGVQCETIRTDEHTGKRFTFFADPDGLPLELYER, encoded by the coding sequence ATGAGTTATCTGAAAAAAATACATCATATCGCTATAATTTGCTCCAACTACGAGCAGTCCAAACATTTTTATACCGAAGTGCTTGGGCTGGAAGTAATCCGGGAAGTATATCGTGAAGCCAGGCAATCCTACAAACTGGATTTAGCATTGCATGGAGAATATATTGTTGAACTATTTTCTTTTCCTGAACCTCCACCCAGGACTAGTCGTCCAGAAGCTTTGGGGCTTAGGCATCTGGCTTTTGAAGTAGACCAGCTGGAAGCTGTGGTAAAAGACCTTGAGGTAAAGGGAGTGCAATGTGAGACTATCAGAACGGATGAGCATACTGGCAAACGTTTTACTTTTTTTGCTGACCCTGATGGCCTACCGCTGGAGCTTTACGAGCGCTAG